The DNA segment TGGAAACTCTCATCATCGCAGGGACGCGCGAGATGGAAGCCCTGATAGATATGACAATTATATCTAGTGAGAAATTCGAACACCGCCTGACTCTCGACACCTTCTGCGACCGTTTCCAGGCCGATCTGTTTGGCCAGGGTAATGATCGCCTCCACCAGGGCGGCGTCATTGGGATCATCAAGAATATCCCGAACGAACGAGCGATCGATCTTGATCTCGTCAATTGGCAACCGTTTCAGATATGCCAGTGAAGAGTATCCCGTACCGAAGTCATCGATGGAGAAACGTACACCGAGCTGTTTTAGTGTCTCAATCTTTGCAACCGTGTCATTGAAATCCTCAAGCAGAACACTTTCTGTCATCTCCAGGGTGAGCCAACAGGGATCAGCACCGGTGTTGCCGAGCGCGCGCTCGATCTTATTGATGAAGTCCGGACGTCTGAACTGCATTGCGCTGACATTGACGGCGATACGTGCGCCTATTGATTGAGCATGACGGGTAATCCAGGCCTTGTATTGGTTGAGCGCCTGGTGCAGCACCCAGTCTCCCACATCCAGGATCAGGCTGCTCTCCTCCGCCAGGGGGATAAAGTCCGAAGGCATGACCAGTCCACGGGTGGGATGGTTCCAACGCACCAACGCCTCCATCCCGCAGAGCTGCTTCTCAACATCGAACTGGGCCTGATAGAAGAGCTGAAGTTCATTTCTCTGTATAGCCAGACGCAATTCGTTCAATGTTTTGAGGCGTTCATCTGCCGCACGCTGCATGCTGGGGAGGAAAAAACGAACCGTATTCCGACCCGATTCCTTGGCCCGATACATAGCGGTATCGGCCTGCTTCAAGATATCGTCCGGGGACTCTTCAGCGGTTGGAAATATGGCGATGCCGATACTCGTTGTTATGTGCAGTTCTTGTTCTTGCTCATCCACATGATAGGGCTTGCTAATCTCTTGGCGGATCTTATCCGCCAGCACCTGTACTTCACTGGCGGTTTTCTCAAAATCCATATCCAGTTGCGACATAAGTATGACGAACTCATCTCCACCAAGGCGAGCGACAGTATCCTCTTCACGAACCACTAAGAGCATGCGCTGCGCGACTTGCCGCAACAGGCCATCACCCGCAGGATGCCCCAACGAATCATTGATGTTCTTGAAGTTATCCAGGTCGAAAAACAGCACTGCTGCCTTCTGATGATGGCGCCGGGTGCGCGCCAACACCTTCTGCAGACTGTCAAGGAACATGCGCCGATTAGGCAGATCGGTCAGGGCATCGTAACTGGCCTGATAGGCGATCAGCTCCGATGCACGACGCTGATCGGTCACATCCTCACACATCAGCATGTAACCGGCGAACTCTTGGTTCTCCTGGTAGATTGGAGAGATTCGTGCATCGATATAATGCACGCCGTCGTGACGATCCATATCCATGGTGAAGCGATACTCCCCATCCTCTCTTGCCTGCTCCAGGCCTAACTCATTGCGGACATTATCCACTCCACGGCCACGGTGAATGTGCAACAGGTTGACCCCAATCACCTTCTCTGCCGGCATGCCGAACAGCTTCTCCGCAGTTTGGTTGTAGTATTGAATGCAACCCTTCGGATCCGTTGCAATGATGGCAACACGCTCTGAGGAGTGCAGGATCCCGTCAAGATAGGCGGATTGCTGTTTCAACGCCTGCTCGATCTGCTTGATCTCCATGATGTCATGCCAGATGCAGTAGAGGGCATGCCTGCCGTCAAAGGGAATTCGTGTGAGAGAGACCTCCACCAGTGAGCTGTCGCCGTTCAGGTCGAGGTACTCCCATTCAAAGCGGTGATAACCCCGATCGTGGGCAAGCTCAATCATCTCGGCGGCTTTTTGTGCCGAACTCTGGCCGTCGGGTTGTTGTTGCGGCGCCATTGCCAGCAGTTTCATGCCGATCAGCTGGTTTTCGTCATCAAACCCGAGGGTACGGGCGGCCGCCCGGTTTGCCATGCCGATGTTCTCATCGACGATCAACACCATGGGGTCCTCTGACATCTCGAACAGGCGTCGGTACTTCTCCTCATTCTCCCGCAACAGGGCCTGGGCGCGATGCTGCTCGGTTATATCCTGCAGTGTGCCAATCAGGCGACCGGGCTCCCCTTTTCTATTCTCAACCAGTCGAACAATCTCCTGCATGACATGCTTACGGCCATCGCACAAGTCGAGATGGTGGATATTCTCGATACTGTTCTCGCTCTTTTGTACCTGCGCCAGGGTTTTCTCAAGTACCTGATGCATATCCTCATTGTCTTTGTCGTCAAATCCCACCAGGCTGTTCCTTTTATCCTCCAGGCACATCTCGTAGAGGTGTAGCAGCCCTTTTGAGCGATGAAACGCCTTTGTCTCCAGGTCCCACTCCCAGCTACCCTGCCTGGCCACTCTTTGCGCTTCATCCAGCCCCTCCTTGGCTCGCAGGGCGATCTTAGCCTGTTTCCTCAACTTCACTGCATGCTGACGGATCAAACGATTCTTTCGCGTCAGAATGATCAGGAAACTGTTACCAGAGATCAGCAGTAGTCCTGCCAAGATGTAGAGTGAGGACAATATCACCAGACGATAGTGCTGGTAGAAGGTCTCCGGAGGGTTCAGCAAGGTGGCCATATCCTGGATCTGGCGTGGAAGACTCATCCCGAGTCTGGCGAGTTCACGGTAGTCAATCAGGTATTCATTCGGACTCACACTAATCGGAGCGGGTAGCCCCTCACCTCGCAGATAGCGGACCAAGAGTCCTGCAGCGGTGGCCCCTTGACGTTTGCTGGAGGTGACATAACCCCCAAGCACACGGTCCTGGACATAGCCATCCTCCATACTGATGATCAGGCGATGGCCACTGTCGGCAATGCGGCTGATGGTTTCCCGCAGGGTAAGATTTCTGCCATTTTGTCCCCGGATTTCACCCAGGGTGGTGAGAAAGATATCACTGTCGGGATATTGTGATAGGGCGTCGAGAATCTTCTCGATATTCTCACTGGCAATGAAAGCGGTCCGGGTTAAGGATAGATGACTCAGCTCTTTGCGGATTTCCCGCTCGATGGCCTGGTAGGTGCGCGAGTTGTCACCTATTACCACCAGATTGCCTGTATGGTGATCCATCTCAACAAGCAGCTTGAGGTTCGGCGCTATTTCCTTGCGTTCGATAACTCCCGTGATATTTCGTCCCTGGATACGCTGCAAGGTACTCAAATCATTGACACCGGAAAAAAACACTGGGGTACCCGGAAACAGGGAAGAGATGTGCTGCATGGTGAAACCGAACGCATCGTCGTCGGTGACATAGATGGCGGTTGGCTGGAACCCACGGTACTTCACCTCGAGGTAGTTTGTGTACGCTGCAATATATTCGGAGGTCAGGGTGAGCCGCTTGGTATCGAGATACTCGGTCTCGATCACCAGTTCACCAGCATGGTTCTCTTTCAAGACCTGCAGGAATCCGTTGTGCTGACCCTTGGTCCAGGGATACTCTTGGCTGTAGGAGTGGATGATCAGGACACGGGTATTCTGCCCTCCCTGCACCGGTGACAGGCAGAGCAGCAACGACCACATCAGTAGTAAAGCGGTTTGTCTGTATCGAATCCTCAACATAAGTCCCGTATCGGCTGGGTCGACCCGTTTCTTGACATGGATATGGGAATAGCTACTCATCCCATTAGAGATAGCCGTCCTGTAGTGAGATGTGAGAAAATCGCCTGCTTTTCAAATCATCTCATCAAACTTGATTAAATGCCTAGACAACCCGAGCATCTGCTATCTCCATTCAATCCCAAACTGCCTCAGGCAATCGAAGAACGGTTGCAATGGGGCGGTCTTCACGGATGCAGCGCCGCATTGGCTATCGCCAGCGCAGCCAGCGCCTATGCAGGGCTGCTGCTGGTGGTGACCCATGATATGCAGTCGGCGACCCGGCTGGAGCGTGAATTGGGCTTCTTTCTCGATAGTGCTGAAATCCCAGTCGTCAATTTCCCGGATTGGGAGACCCTAGCCTACGATCTCTTCTCCCCCCTGCCGGAATTAATATCCCAGCGGTTGCTGACCCTCTACCGCTTGCCGCAGATGCAGCGGGGCGTGCTTGTCACCCCCGTCTCCACATTGATGCAGCGCCTGGCTCCAAGGCATTTTTTGGATGCCCATTGCCTGGTAGTAGAGTGCGGACAGCGCATCGATCTGGATGAAACCCGGCGACACCTTGAGTTCGCCGGCTATCAATGCGTCTCTCAAGTCTTCTCCCATGGTGAATTCGCTGTGCGGGGATCCCTGCTCGATATCTTCCCCATGGGCAGTCAACACCCCTATCGCATCGATCTGTTCGATGACGAGGTCGATACCATTCGAATCTTCGATCCGGAGAGCCAACGCTCCAACGACAAGCTCTCTCGTATCGAATTGCTCCCTGCCAGGGAGTTCCCCATGGACGAAGAGGGTATCAACCGGTTTCGTCGCAACTATCGCGCCAGCTTCGAGGGGGATCTGCAGC comes from the Candidatus Thiodiazotropha sp. CDECU1 genome and includes:
- a CDS encoding EAL domain-containing protein; translated protein: MSSYSHIHVKKRVDPADTGLMLRIRYRQTALLLMWSLLLCLSPVQGGQNTRVLIIHSYSQEYPWTKGQHNGFLQVLKENHAGELVIETEYLDTKRLTLTSEYIAAYTNYLEVKYRGFQPTAIYVTDDDAFGFTMQHISSLFPGTPVFFSGVNDLSTLQRIQGRNITGVIERKEIAPNLKLLVEMDHHTGNLVVIGDNSRTYQAIEREIRKELSHLSLTRTAFIASENIEKILDALSQYPDSDIFLTTLGEIRGQNGRNLTLRETISRIADSGHRLIISMEDGYVQDRVLGGYVTSSKRQGATAAGLLVRYLRGEGLPAPISVSPNEYLIDYRELARLGMSLPRQIQDMATLLNPPETFYQHYRLVILSSLYILAGLLLISGNSFLIILTRKNRLIRQHAVKLRKQAKIALRAKEGLDEAQRVARQGSWEWDLETKAFHRSKGLLHLYEMCLEDKRNSLVGFDDKDNEDMHQVLEKTLAQVQKSENSIENIHHLDLCDGRKHVMQEIVRLVENRKGEPGRLIGTLQDITEQHRAQALLRENEEKYRRLFEMSEDPMVLIVDENIGMANRAAARTLGFDDENQLIGMKLLAMAPQQQPDGQSSAQKAAEMIELAHDRGYHRFEWEYLDLNGDSSLVEVSLTRIPFDGRHALYCIWHDIMEIKQIEQALKQQSAYLDGILHSSERVAIIATDPKGCIQYYNQTAEKLFGMPAEKVIGVNLLHIHRGRGVDNVRNELGLEQAREDGEYRFTMDMDRHDGVHYIDARISPIYQENQEFAGYMLMCEDVTDQRRASELIAYQASYDALTDLPNRRMFLDSLQKVLARTRRHHQKAAVLFFDLDNFKNINDSLGHPAGDGLLRQVAQRMLLVVREEDTVARLGGDEFVILMSQLDMDFEKTASEVQVLADKIRQEISKPYHVDEQEQELHITTSIGIAIFPTAEESPDDILKQADTAMYRAKESGRNTVRFFLPSMQRAADERLKTLNELRLAIQRNELQLFYQAQFDVEKQLCGMEALVRWNHPTRGLVMPSDFIPLAEESSLILDVGDWVLHQALNQYKAWITRHAQSIGARIAVNVSAMQFRRPDFINKIERALGNTGADPCWLTLEMTESVLLEDFNDTVAKIETLKQLGVRFSIDDFGTGYSSLAYLKRLPIDEIKIDRSFVRDILDDPNDAALVEAIITLAKQIGLETVAEGVESQAVFEFLTRYNCHIYQGFHLARPCDDESFHNRYLTLEGDKRLKSDIV